GGTAGTTCAGGAACGTCCAGGGGCTGGCCGGGTCGGCGAGGGTGACGAGGTCCGCGAGGAAGGGGACCTGGAGGGTGGCGCCGTCGATGAGGAGGCCGGGGTGCCAGGTGAAGTCGCGGCGCTGGTCGTAGAAGGCGGTGGCGAGGCCGCCGTCGGAGAACTCCTGCTGCTGGAGGCCGTGCGCGAGGGCGGCGAGGGAGAGGTTGAAGGGGCCGATGCCGATTCCGACGAGGTCATGGGGTGCTTCGAGTGGGGCGGTCATCGGTGGGTGCTGCCTTCCAGGAGGGTCAGGAGGGTGGCGAGGTCCCCTGTGGTGGTGTGGGGGTTGAGCAGGGTGGCTTTGAGCCAGAAGCGGCCGTCGGCGGTGGCGCGGCCGAGGACGGCGCGGCCTTCGAGGAGGAGGGTGCGGCGGATCCCGGCGAGCCGGGCGTCGTCGGTGGGGACGGGCCGGAAGAGGACGGTGCTGATGGTGGGGGGTGCGTGGAGCTCGAAGCCGGGGTGGGCGTCGATGAGGCGGGCGAGCTGCCGGGCGGCGTCGCAGGTGCCGTCGATGAGCCGGGCGAGGCCGTCGCGGCCGAGTGAGCGCAGGGTGACGGCGATCTTGAGGATGTCGGGGCGGCGGGTGGTGCGCAGGGAGCGGCCGAGCAGGTCGGGCAGGCCCGCTTCGGTGTCGTCGGTGGCGTTGAGGTAGTCGGCCTGGTGCGCGAGGGGGGCCAGCAGGGCGCTGTCGGGGACGGCGAGGAGCCCGGCGGCGACCGGCTGCCAGCCGAGTTTGTGCAGGTCGAGGGTGATGGACCGGGCGCGGCCGAGGCCGTGCAGGAGGGGGCGGTGGCGGGGGCTGAGGGCGAGCGTGCCGCCGTACGCGGCGTCGACGTGGAGGTCGGCGCCACGGCGCTCACAGACGTCGGCGAGGGCGTCGAGGGGGTCGATGAGTCCGGCGTCGGTGGTGCCCGCGGTGGCGGTGACCAGGACCGGTCCGGGCCGGGTGCGGGCGGCCCGGGTGAGGGCGGCATCGAGGTCGGCGGGGTGCAGGGTGCCGC
This is a stretch of genomic DNA from Streptomyces sp. NBC_00536. It encodes these proteins:
- a CDS encoding pyridoxal phosphate-dependent decarboxylase family protein codes for the protein MTTRTTPPHGTPPPLPPLAGGSGGADALRPLLDTVLDALTTGAAARGGPLPAGGPDAVAARVSAALGDVLPAHGHGDHEALRTLVHTLAAGAADPADPLCAAHLHGPPLAVAAAADLAASALNPSLDSWDQAPAASVIEALLTRALAAELYDTPRPDALVTTGGTEANQLALLLARERHRDEGPLTVLHGANAHHSVPRSAWLLGLPPATAIPTPSGTLHPADLDAALTRAARTRPGPVLVTATAGTTDAGLIDPLDALADVCERRGADLHVDAAYGGTLALSPRHRPLLHGLGRARSITLDLHKLGWQPVAAGLLAVPDSALLAPLAHQADYLNATDDTEAGLPDLLGRSLRTTRRPDILKIAVTLRSLGRDGLARLIDGTCDAARQLARLIDAHPGFELHAPPTISTVLFRPVPTDDARLAGIRRTLLLEGRAVLGRATADGRFWLKATLLNPHTTTGDLATLLTLLEGSTHR